AAAGCAGGGGACAAACCTCAATACTTTTGCGGCAATTCCTATTCCAGAAGGCGCTTTTCAAGATGGCCGGATTACTGATCCAGACGCCATTGCCGATGCCCTTCGTCAAGGAATTACAGAACATAAAATCAAAGCCAAAACTGCTATATGTGCCGTTCCTATTGGTGAAGCTGTCATTCGGTTAATTCGTTTACCTGCCGAACTGGACGAAATGGAACTGCGGGATATGGTTCTTAATCAAGAAGCAGCCATATATCTGCCCTTCCCTAGAGAAGAAGCAGATGTGGACTTTCAACGATTAGGAACAGACATCGATGAGGATGGCATTGAGCGAGTAGAAGTTCTCCTCGTTGCTACGCCAAAGGACATTACTGAAAACTACCTCAATGTTTTCCAACAGGCAGGTCTAGATCTGAAGGTTCTAGAAGTCAGTAGCTTTTCCTTAATCAGAACCCTGCGAAATCAACTCCTCCAATTTATGGAAGGGGAAGCAGTGGCACTGGTGAATATTGATTTTGATGGTACTGAAATTAGTATCGTCATGGATGGTATTCCTCAATTTAATCGGAAGGTACCGATTGGCACTC
The Acaryochloris marina S15 genome window above contains:
- the pilM gene encoding type IV pilus assembly protein PilM — encoded protein: MVTSLKSLFSNSNQGVGVELTPDSVNIVQLKQQKQGTNLNTFAAIPIPEGAFQDGRITDPDAIADALRQGITEHKIKAKTAICAVPIGEAVIRLIRLPAELDEMELRDMVLNQEAAIYLPFPREEADVDFQRLGTDIDEDGIERVEVLLVATPKDITENYLNVFQQAGLDLKVLEVSSFSLIRTLRNQLLQFMEGEAVALVNIDFDGTEISIVMDGIPQFNRKVPIGTHHLQNALSRAMNLPGAMGADLLQGMTVPLDVTDNTANNPSSAAILRMLSDLSDELRRSIDFYLNQGENLDITQVFVSGPGASLGQIDEFLTQRLGLTTTLVDPISTLGIQNSDSIPMAQRPALSVVMGLGMREV